The genomic stretch CTGGATCAGGGCCTTTCCTCATAAGCCTCTGACCCGAAAGCCCGCCGAAACCCGTATGGGTAAGGGGAAAGGCTCCCCGGACAGCTGGGTCGCCGTCATAAAGCCCGGAGTGGTGCTCTATGAAATGCAGGGAGTCGCTGAAGATGTTGCACGCGAAGCTTTTCGTCTTGCTGCACACAAGCTCCCGATGAAGACCAAGTTTGTTATCAGGGAGGAAGACGCTCATGAAGGCTAATGAGTTGAGAGATAAAAGCGTTGATGATTTGAAGAAACAGTCTCAGGAACTCAGCCAGGAGCTGTTTAACCTGAGATTCCAGATGCATACCGGACATCTGGAAAATACTGCCCGTATTTCTCAAATCAAAAAAGATATCGCACGGGTTAATACGGTTCTGCGGCAAAAGCAGGCTTAATCAGGATCAACGAGGTTGGATATGACGACTGAACGTGGAAACAGAAAAACCCGTGTGGGGGTTGTCACCAGTGACAAGATGGACAAGACCGTGGTGGTCAAGGTCGATCAGCTGGTCAAGCATCCCATCTATAAAAAGTACATCAAGCGCAAGGTGACGTACAAAGCACACGATGAACAGAACAGCTGTGCTATTGGCGACAAGGTTCTCATCGTGGAGACCAGACCGCTGTCTCGTGACAAGCGGTGGAGAGTCCGCGAAAT from Desulfuromonas sp. KJ2020 encodes the following:
- the rpsQ gene encoding 30S ribosomal protein S17, producing the protein MTTERGNRKTRVGVVTSDKMDKTVVVKVDQLVKHPIYKKYIKRKVTYKAHDEQNSCAIGDKVLIVETRPLSRDKRWRVREILEKNVTV
- the rpmC gene encoding 50S ribosomal protein L29, which encodes MKANELRDKSVDDLKKQSQELSQELFNLRFQMHTGHLENTARISQIKKDIARVNTVLRQKQA
- the rplP gene encoding 50S ribosomal protein L16; protein product: MLMPKKVKHRKTFKGRMKGAAKGGTELNFGDFGLQAIECGWLSSRQIEAARRAMTRYIKRGGKIWIRAFPHKPLTRKPAETRMGKGKGSPDSWVAVIKPGVVLYEMQGVAEDVAREAFRLAAHKLPMKTKFVIREEDAHEG